The proteins below are encoded in one region of Williamsoniiplasma luminosum:
- the nrdI gene encoding class Ib ribonucleoside-diphosphate reductase assembly flavoprotein NrdI has translation MHKDIIKINNADIIKPIGEICVVYFSSTSNNTHKFIQKLGFTNFRIPTEIDQTISVNQDYVLFSPTYSGGGEFTSGAVPKQVINFLNKKENRESCRGVIASGNTNFGDTFAIAGPILSKKLNVPLLYQFELLGTTKDVEQIQKILINFWNQEPEKKRIN, from the coding sequence ATGCACAAAGATATTATCAAAATAAATAATGCTGACATTATTAAACCAATTGGTGAAATTTGTGTGGTCTATTTTTCATCAACTTCCAACAATACTCATAAATTTATTCAAAAATTGGGGTTTACCAATTTTAGAATTCCGACTGAAATTGATCAAACAATTTCAGTCAATCAAGATTATGTTTTATTTTCTCCAACTTATAGTGGGGGTGGAGAATTCACAAGTGGAGCTGTGCCAAAACAAGTTATCAATTTTTTAAATAAAAAAGAAAATAGAGAATCTTGTCGTGGTGTCATTGCTTCAGGAAACACCAATTTTGGTGACACATTTGCGATTGCTGGACCAATCCTTTCTAAAAAATTAAATGTTCCATTGCTCTATCAATTTGAACTTTTAGGAACCACAAAAGATGTTGAACAAATTCAAAAGATTTTAATTAATTTTTGAAACCAAGAACCAGAAAAAAAGAGAATAAATTAA
- a CDS encoding DUF2130 domain-containing protein: protein MSNINLTCPKCGQDFSFDQLFDHNKEAFNDLINQKVKEKLSEKIGEEKQLILRDAENKLNLEKVALEKSFNEKENKFVNEINQLNLELEKQQEQITLQIGQEVLQKEQEMQKLLNAKNEENSKQINELINQINGLKLEVKKQQEEASLKIGQEVLLKEKEIQKSIDLKNEETAKKQADFVNQINKLQVELEKQQEQMILKITHEVLLKEKEMQKLLDEKNEEIQELNLKNSTFKVMHSKAKGENFEHEVETELRKGFGILDEIKKINADIDGTKADFLQVVKDSTGTNFGSIVYEVKNAEWKDSWVSKLSIDVAKQKAKFGILITTSFNDKYKGDTPFIKSEEFDNIWITDANSFIFIGQVIRKLVENEYKWNQELKKLMELSKNDELQNLYQKQKEQLNKFIKENLPSLWKRFDKQIKDLESIERSLNKSAGTIEKSRTIIYKIMTKDIIGFMSKLTQTNLDFIINEQEGEYETHRETDDE, encoded by the coding sequence ATGTCAAATATAAATTTAACATGTCCGAAATGTGGACAAGATTTTAGTTTTGATCAATTGTTTGATCATAACAAAGAAGCTTTTAATGATTTAATTAATCAAAAAGTAAAAGAAAAATTAAGTGAAAAAATCGGTGAAGAAAAACAACTTATTCTTCGTGATGCTGAAAATAAATTGAACCTTGAAAAGGTTGCACTTGAAAAATCATTTAATGAAAAAGAAAACAAGTTCGTGAATGAAATAAATCAATTAAATCTAGAACTTGAAAAGCAGCAAGAGCAAATTACTTTGCAAATTGGTCAAGAAGTTTTGCAAAAAGAGCAAGAAATGCAAAAATTATTGAATGCTAAAAATGAAGAAAATTCAAAACAAATCAATGAATTGATCAATCAAATTAATGGACTAAAACTTGAAGTTAAAAAACAACAAGAAGAAGCTAGTTTAAAAATTGGTCAAGAAGTCTTATTAAAAGAAAAAGAAATCCAGAAAAGCATTGATTTGAAAAACGAAGAAACTGCAAAAAAACAAGCAGATTTTGTCAATCAAATTAATAAGTTGCAAGTTGAACTTGAAAAACAACAAGAACAAATGATCTTGAAAATTACTCACGAAGTCTTATTAAAAGAAAAAGAAATGCAAAAATTACTTGATGAAAAAAATGAAGAAATTCAAGAATTGAACCTTAAAAATTCAACATTTAAAGTGATGCATTCAAAAGCAAAAGGTGAAAATTTTGAACACGAAGTAGAAACTGAATTGCGAAAAGGTTTTGGTATTTTAGACGAAATTAAAAAAATTAATGCTGATATTGATGGGACTAAAGCTGACTTTTTACAAGTGGTTAAAGATAGTACTGGAACTAATTTTGGATCAATCGTTTATGAAGTAAAAAATGCTGAATGAAAAGATAGTTGAGTGTCAAAATTAAGTATTGATGTGGCAAAACAAAAAGCAAAATTCGGAATTTTAATCACTACTTCATTTAATGATAAATACAAAGGAGATACTCCATTTATTAAATCTGAAGAATTTGATAACATTTGAATTACTGATGCAAATAGTTTTATTTTCATTGGTCAAGTGATTCGTAAATTGGTTGAAAATGAATATAAATGAAACCAAGAACTTAAAAAATTGATGGAATTATCTAAAAATGATGAACTGCAAAATTTATATCAAAAACAAAAAGAACAATTAAATAAATTTATCAAAGAAAATTTGCCAAGTTTATGAAAACGTTTTGATAAACAGATCAAAGATTTAGAATCTATTGAAAGATCATTAAATAAGAGTGCTGGTACAATCGAAAAAAGCAGAACTATCATCTACAAAATTATGACCAAGGATATCATTGGTTTTATGAGTAAATTAACTCAAACAAATTTAGATTTCATTATTAATGAACAAGAAGGAGAATATGAAACACATAGAGAAACTGATGACGAATAG
- the nrdF gene encoding class 1b ribonucleoside-diphosphate reductase subunit beta yields MTNNKYKTNEKNKYYQESVSPLEYALNGFNGNIRSINWNVINDNKDLEVWNRITQNFWLPEKIPVSNDLPSWKTLTPDWQQLITRTFTGLTLLDTVQATIGDTSQMPSSLTDHEQIIYTNFAFMVGVHARSYGTIFSTLCSSEQIEEAHTWVINCESLQKRAKALIPYYVGEDPLKSKVAAALMPGFLLYGGFYLPFYLSARAKLPNTSDIVRLILRDKVIHNYYSGYKYQQKLQKLSLEKQQAMKTFVFDLMYELIELEKEYLYELYDGFEIAEDAIKFSIYNAGKFLQNLGYDSPFSETETTIKSEIFAQLSARADENHDFFSGNGSSYVMGVSEETEDADWEF; encoded by the coding sequence ATGACAAATAACAAATACAAAACAAATGAAAAAAATAAATATTATCAAGAATCAGTGTCTCCACTCGAATATGCTTTAAATGGTTTTAATGGCAATATTCGTTCAATTAATTGAAATGTGATCAATGACAACAAAGATTTGGAGGTGTGAAATCGGATTACCCAAAATTTTTGATTGCCTGAAAAAATTCCAGTGTCCAATGATTTACCTTCATGAAAAACCCTAACCCCAGATTGACAACAATTAATTACCAGAACTTTTACTGGTTTAACGTTGCTTGACACTGTTCAAGCAACAATTGGAGACACAAGTCAAATGCCAAGTTCTTTGACCGATCATGAACAAATTATTTATACTAATTTTGCTTTTATGGTTGGGGTTCATGCCCGAAGTTATGGAACCATTTTTTCTACTTTATGTTCAAGTGAACAAATCGAAGAAGCTCACACATGAGTGATTAATTGTGAAAGTTTGCAAAAGCGTGCCAAAGCCTTAATTCCATATTATGTTGGTGAAGATCCGTTGAAATCAAAGGTCGCAGCAGCTTTAATGCCAGGATTTTTACTGTACGGGGGATTTTATTTACCGTTTTATTTATCAGCAAGAGCAAAATTACCAAATACTTCTGATATTGTGCGTTTAATTTTACGTGATAAAGTGATTCACAACTATTATAGTGGTTATAAGTATCAACAAAAATTACAAAAATTATCACTTGAAAAACAACAAGCAATGAAAACATTTGTTTTTGATTTAATGTATGAATTGATTGAGTTAGAAAAAGAGTATTTATATGAATTATATGATGGGTTTGAGATTGCTGAAGATGCGATTAAATTCAGCATTTATAATGCTGGTAAATTTTTGCAAAATTTAGGTTATGATTCACCTTTTTCTGAAACTGAAACAACAATCAAATCTGAAATTTTTGCTCAATTATCTGCTCGAGCTGATGAAAATCATGATTTCTTTTCAGGGAATGGTTCGAGTTATGTGATGGGTGTGAGTGAAGAAACTGAAGATGCAGATTGGGAATTTTAA
- a CDS encoding nitroreductase family protein: MFNKTYVLDLIKNRRATKRMVANYTISDEDLRVITESMRWTSMSYGVWSYRILVVPKGELRDALTPAFMHQPSFINSSHVILLISSKEEFIRNQQMAYSFDHAIPEHAANVRQDRFKAVFNNWEMNKVVPEEWSSKQTYIALGSAMITAAHLGIDSAPYEGFNRFEIDKILEKYQLIDQKNERLSVAIGFGKADLNDKMVHFFDKTRMDEDKFTIIVNGDGRIN; this comes from the coding sequence ATGTTCAACAAAACTTACGTACTTGATTTAATCAAAAACCGCCGCGCAACCAAAAGAATGGTTGCTAATTATACAATTAGTGATGAAGATTTAAGAGTTATCACTGAATCAATGCGTTGAACTTCAATGAGTTATGGGGTTTGAAGTTATCGCATTCTTGTTGTGCCAAAAGGAGAATTAAGAGATGCATTAACCCCAGCTTTTATGCATCAACCATCATTTATTAATTCAAGTCATGTGATTTTATTGATCTCTTCAAAAGAAGAATTTATTAGAAATCAACAAATGGCATATAGTTTTGATCATGCAATTCCAGAACACGCTGCAAATGTACGCCAAGACCGCTTTAAAGCTGTTTTTAACAATTGAGAAATGAATAAAGTTGTTCCTGAAGAGTGATCTTCAAAACAAACTTACATCGCACTTGGCAGTGCGATGATCACAGCGGCACATTTAGGGATTGATTCAGCTCCATACGAAGGATTTAACCGTTTTGAAATTGATAAAATTTTAGAAAAATATCAATTAATTGATCAAAAAAATGAAAGACTATCTGTGGCTATTGGTTTTGGAAAAGCGGATTTAAATGACAAAATGGTGCATTTTTTTGATAAAACACGCATGGATGAAGATAAATTCACAATAATTGTTAATGGAGATGGTAGAATAAATTAG
- a CDS encoding YwaF family protein, which yields MNHIAEYIVGVIASILIISTLFIFRKFWAKTAKTYWVRIILAGWMLGNQIFITIFQNITWDWELCHILAWSSIVLMLIPTKIQIDLFMPLVMIGPVLAIAGGIVGTAKDYGFDHYRYYNYYFGHLGILFSYLYIYLYDFTGARLTWKSMKRSAIFALLLLTFVMMWNMSHLPAGSDPLKPVPPGKIPSEYWGENYIYKYIIYNLGLGKLSLLNQYFVLIFGFGPIIMVIGWTLMFFARPIYENRGEQKLKFNLQEDILGIKTTFTKSNYKKIWVNFKSKIKA from the coding sequence ATGAACCATATAGCTGAATACATCGTTGGGGTGATAGCGAGCATTCTAATTATTAGCACCTTATTTATTTTTCGCAAATTTTGAGCCAAAACTGCAAAAACCTACTGAGTCAGAATTATTCTTGCTGGGTGAATGTTGGGGAATCAAATTTTTATTACAATTTTTCAAAATATCACATGAGATTGAGAACTATGTCATATTCTTGCATGATCATCAATTGTTTTAATGTTGATTCCAACAAAAATTCAAATTGATCTTTTTATGCCCTTGGTAATGATTGGTCCGGTTTTAGCAATTGCTGGCGGGATTGTTGGAACTGCTAAAGATTATGGTTTTGATCATTATCGTTATTACAATTACTATTTTGGACATTTAGGAATTCTTTTCAGTTACTTATATATTTATTTATATGATTTCACAGGTGCGCGTCTAACTTGGAAATCAATGAAAAGATCTGCCATATTTGCCTTATTACTTTTAACTTTTGTGATGATGTGAAACATGTCGCATTTACCAGCTGGCAGTGATCCATTAAAACCAGTTCCACCAGGTAAAATTCCAAGCGAATATTGAGGGGAAAATTACATTTATAAATACATTATTTATAATCTAGGACTAGGTAAATTAAGTTTATTAAATCAATATTTTGTGCTTATTTTCGGTTTTGGGCCAATAATTATGGTAATTGGTTGAACGTTGATGTTTTTTGCCAGACCAATTTATGAAAATCGTGGTGAACAAAAATTAAAATTCAATCTTCAGGAAGATATTTTAGGGATTAAAACTACATTTACCAAATCAAACTATAAGAAAATTTGAGTAAATTTCAAAAGTAAAATCAAAGCTTAA
- a CDS encoding aldo/keto reductase family protein encodes MQKIYFGTMTKSGDTYKAVMEAFQAGYKYFDFAEVYGNQAEIGQAITDWFKNNPTLKRADYFFQSKVWVTDIDNNNVDQAVMKILKDLHLEYIDSLLVHRPSMDLNNSINAYKKLIAWKNKGIVKHVGISNFEKEHIVLLWSESGVKPEMHQFEMNIFNQRWDRVVFAQKHGIESQVYGALKRHEQSSEVEQLAKKHNVSTNQIVMSWLKHHHLNPVLKSTNFEHMKENLANVTIQLTDAELAVIKNLNRYENSYSEGIESSKFRDFYNQIKN; translated from the coding sequence ATGCAAAAAATATATTTTGGCACAATGACTAAGTCAGGTGATACTTATAAGGCGGTAATGGAAGCTTTCCAAGCTGGCTATAAATACTTTGACTTCGCAGAAGTTTATGGTAACCAAGCAGAAATTGGTCAAGCAATTACTGATTGATTCAAAAATAATCCAACTCTCAAAAGAGCAGATTACTTTTTCCAATCAAAAGTATGAGTAACAGATATCGATAACAACAACGTGGATCAAGCGGTGATGAAAATCTTAAAAGATTTACATCTTGAATACATTGATTCACTATTAGTACACAGACCTTCAATGGATTTAAATAACTCAATTAATGCTTACAAAAAATTAATAGCATGAAAAAACAAAGGAATCGTCAAACATGTCGGAATTTCTAATTTTGAAAAAGAACATATTGTTCTATTATGATCAGAGAGTGGGGTAAAACCAGAAATGCACCAATTTGAAATGAACATCTTTAATCAAAGATGAGATCGTGTTGTCTTTGCACAAAAACATGGAATTGAAAGCCAAGTTTATGGAGCGCTGAAACGGCATGAGCAGTCTAGTGAGGTTGAACAACTAGCCAAGAAACACAACGTGTCTACAAATCAAATAGTTATGTCATGATTAAAACATCATCACTTAAATCCTGTTTTAAAATCAACAAACTTCGAACATATGAAGGAAAATTTAGCAAACGTTACAATTCAACTTACTGATGCAGAATTAGCTGTGATCAAAAATCTTAATCGATATGAAAATAGTTATTCTGAAGGTATTGAAAGCTCAAAGTTTAGAGACTTCTACAATCAAATAAAAAATTAA
- a CDS encoding nitroreductase family protein has translation MKHIEKLMTNRISPRRFDETHEITNTDMESIIEAMRMTPASYGLLNVRLIRLSRGEFKNSLNGLFYHQPNFTQASEYLLFVVDKSEKLINETIVKTADQIFVGEPEKGQKFVTSFQERIPLYYGSETLVNEWSAKQAYITLGVGIVAAADLGIDTVAQEGFDHLKLNQFMVEQNLIEDNEMIVLGLALGKLSNLDFDHTKKAKVRRDKKEFIKTIK, from the coding sequence ATGAAACACATAGAGAAACTGATGACGAATAGAATCTCACCTAGAAGATTTGACGAAACACATGAAATTACAAACACAGATATGGAATCAATTATTGAAGCAATGAGAATGACCCCTGCTTCTTATGGTTTATTGAATGTTAGATTAATTAGACTATCAAGAGGAGAGTTTAAAAATAGCTTAAATGGCTTGTTTTATCACCAACCAAATTTTACTCAAGCAAGTGAATACTTACTTTTTGTTGTTGATAAATCTGAAAAATTAATTAACGAAACAATTGTGAAAACAGCTGATCAAATTTTTGTTGGTGAACCAGAAAAAGGACAAAAATTTGTGACTTCTTTCCAAGAAAGAATTCCGCTTTATTATGGAAGTGAAACTTTGGTTAATGAATGAAGTGCGAAACAAGCCTACATTACACTTGGGGTTGGAATTGTTGCTGCAGCCGATCTTGGAATTGACACAGTTGCTCAAGAAGGATTTGATCATCTTAAATTAAATCAATTCATGGTTGAACAAAATTTAATCGAAGACAATGAAATGATTGTTTTAGGATTAGCCCTTGGGAAATTGTCAAATCTTGATTTTGATCATACAAAAAAAGCAAAAGTTAGAAGAGATAAAAAAGAATTTATCAAAACTATTAAATAA
- the nrdE gene encoding class 1b ribonucleoside-diphosphate reductase subunit alpha yields the protein MKTKNNSLFENDEYITLNAKSKLFSNNQANYHLDRQAAILYKEKHIKPNTMQFDSFEKRIEFLVANQYYDQELIAKYSIQDLAKLTAYALSFNHQFPSFMGILKFYNAYALKTFDNKYFLEDYEDRVVMNALFVGDGDVEIAKKIIKELMLGRYQPATPTFLNVGKKQRGEYTSCYLLRIEDNMESIGRAISTSLQLSKRGGGVALCLTNLREFGAPIKNIHNQATGIVPVMKLLEDSFSYANQLGQRQGAGAVYLSAHHPEILTFLDTKRENADEKIRIKSLSLGIVMPDITFELAKQNDEMALFSPYDVEKIYQKPFSDISITQEYDKMVNNPLIRKTYINARKLFQMIAELHFESGYPYLLFDDTVNNRNAHPNRIVMSNLCSEIAQPNTISILNDDLSYAQIGEDVCCNLGSLNVDKAIKAGADFEEMIYNAVYALDHVSRKTSLKSAPSIEKGNQNNHAVGLGAMNLHGFLATHKINYHSPEAIDFTNMFFYTVAYYAFKASNKLAKIHGSFKDFHKTKFADGTYFDKYTLCSQDKWRCETKKIQEVFAKYNVVIPTKQDWINLVQNIQQHGLANSHLLAVAPTGSISYLASCTPSLQPVVSSVEVRKEGKMGRVYVPAYNIDFDNMSYYALGAYELGPDPIIDIAAAAQQHVDQAISLTLFMNDTATTRDLNKAYIRAFNKGCASIYYVRVRQEILEDSENYECDSCVI from the coding sequence ATGAAAACAAAAAATAACTCATTATTTGAAAATGATGAATACATTACTTTAAATGCTAAATCCAAACTTTTTTCCAATAATCAAGCCAATTATCATTTGGATCGCCAAGCAGCAATTTTATATAAAGAAAAGCACATCAAACCTAATACAATGCAATTTGATAGCTTTGAAAAACGCATAGAGTTTTTGGTTGCTAACCAATATTATGACCAAGAATTAATTGCTAAATATTCAATTCAAGATTTAGCAAAATTAACTGCTTATGCTTTAAGTTTTAATCATCAATTTCCAAGCTTTATGGGAATACTAAAATTTTATAATGCTTATGCACTCAAAACATTTGATAACAAATATTTTTTAGAAGACTATGAAGATCGGGTTGTGATGAATGCTCTTTTTGTTGGTGATGGGGATGTTGAAATTGCCAAAAAGATAATTAAAGAATTAATGTTAGGAAGATATCAACCAGCAACACCAACATTTTTAAATGTTGGTAAAAAACAACGTGGTGAATATACAAGTTGTTATTTATTACGGATTGAAGATAACATGGAATCAATTGGAAGAGCAATTTCAACATCGTTGCAATTATCAAAACGTGGTGGGGGTGTCGCTTTATGTTTAACGAATTTAAGAGAATTTGGTGCTCCAATTAAAAATATTCATAATCAAGCAACAGGGATTGTTCCGGTGATGAAATTATTAGAAGATAGTTTTTCATATGCCAACCAATTAGGGCAAAGACAAGGGGCTGGAGCTGTTTATCTTTCTGCTCATCATCCTGAAATTTTAACTTTTTTAGACACTAAACGTGAAAATGCTGATGAAAAAATTCGTATTAAATCTTTATCACTTGGCATCGTAATGCCAGATATTACTTTTGAATTGGCTAAACAAAACGATGAAATGGCTTTGTTTAGCCCATATGATGTTGAAAAAATTTATCAAAAACCTTTCAGTGATATTTCCATCACTCAAGAATATGACAAGATGGTCAATAATCCGTTGATCAGAAAAACCTATATTAATGCTCGAAAATTATTCCAAATGATTGCTGAATTACATTTTGAAAGTGGTTACCCTTACTTATTGTTTGATGACACTGTCAATAATCGCAATGCTCATCCCAATCGAATTGTGATGTCAAATTTATGCAGTGAAATTGCCCAACCAAATACAATAAGTATTTTAAATGATGACTTATCTTATGCTCAAATTGGGGAAGATGTTTGTTGTAATTTAGGGAGTTTAAATGTTGATAAAGCAATCAAAGCTGGAGCTGATTTTGAAGAAATGATATACAATGCAGTTTATGCCTTAGATCATGTTTCAAGAAAAACCAGTTTAAAATCAGCTCCAAGCATTGAAAAAGGCAATCAAAATAATCATGCGGTTGGACTTGGGGCAATGAATTTACATGGATTTTTAGCAACACATAAAATTAATTATCATTCACCAGAAGCCATTGATTTTACGAATATGTTCTTCTATACAGTTGCTTATTATGCTTTTAAAGCTTCAAATAAATTAGCCAAAATTCATGGTTCATTTAAAGATTTTCACAAAACGAAATTTGCAGATGGAACATATTTTGATAAATATACTTTATGTTCACAAGACAAGTGAAGATGTGAAACGAAAAAAATTCAAGAAGTTTTTGCCAAATACAATGTTGTTATTCCAACCAAACAAGATTGAATTAATTTAGTTCAAAATATTCAACAACACGGTTTAGCAAATTCCCATCTATTAGCAGTTGCCCCAACTGGATCAATTAGTTACTTAGCAAGTTGTACCCCAAGTTTGCAACCCGTTGTTTCAAGTGTTGAAGTTCGCAAAGAAGGTAAAATGGGTCGAGTTTATGTGCCGGCTTACAATATCGATTTTGATAATATGAGTTATTATGCACTTGGGGCTTATGAACTAGGACCAGATCCAATTATTGATATTGCAGCAGCGGCCCAACAACATGTTGATCAAGCGATTTCATTAACTCTTTTCATGAATGATACAGCCACAACTCGTGACTTGAATAAAGCATATATTCGTGCCTTTAATAAAGGATGTGCATCAATTTATTATGTTCGTGTCCGTCAAGAAATTTTAGAAGATTCTGAAAACTACGAATGTGATTCTTGTGTTATTTAG
- a CDS encoding nitroreductase family protein, whose amino-acid sequence MAKNTHVLDLIKTRRSTKRMIPTYTISDEDLRSITEAIRWTSMSYGVWAFRIIVVPRGNLRNELTPTFFNQPSFVNSSHVILFISNKEEYIKGEGMKYSYEQTIPDSAASVRQDMVNAVATNWEVNKVIPEEWASKQSYIGLGSAMIAAADLGIDSAPYEGFNRFEVDKVLAKHNLIDPQNERLSVAISFGKADLEDTMVHFFDKIRMDEDKFTTIAE is encoded by the coding sequence ATGGCAAAAAATACACACGTCCTTGATTTAATCAAAACCCGTCGTTCAACAAAAAGAATGATTCCCACTTACACAATTAGTGATGAAGATTTAAGAAGCATCACTGAAGCAATTCGCTGAACCTCAATGAGTTATGGAGTTTGAGCATTCCGTATTATTGTTGTCCCACGCGGAAATTTACGCAACGAATTAACACCAACTTTTTTCAACCAACCATCATTTGTTAATTCAAGTCATGTTATTTTGTTTATTTCAAACAAAGAAGAATACATCAAAGGCGAAGGAATGAAATATAGTTATGAACAAACTATTCCTGACAGTGCTGCAAGTGTGCGTCAAGATATGGTCAATGCAGTTGCAACAAATTGAGAAGTCAATAAAGTGATCCCTGAAGAATGAGCATCAAAACAATCATATATTGGATTGGGGAGTGCGATGATTGCAGCCGCTGATCTTGGAATTGATTCAGCTCCATACGAAGGATTTAACCGTTTTGAAGTTGATAAAGTCTTGGCAAAACACAATTTAATCGATCCACAAAATGAAAGATTATCTGTGGCAATCAGTTTTGGAAAAGCTGATTTAGAAGATACAATGGTCCACTTCTTTGACAAAATCCGCATGGATGAAGATAAATTCACAACTATTGCTGAATAG